Sequence from the Natronomonas marina genome:
AGACGACGACGTCGACGCCGGTGATCGAGTTCGGACCGCCGACGAACGACATCGACTGCTGGACGCCCGAGGCGCCGAGCAGCGCGACGAACGTCGCCAGGCTCAACGCGAACGGCCAGATGCTGGCGTGTGAGTGGTGCTTGTCGCCCAGCACGTAGTCGCCGGCCTCGTCGCCGTGGGCGTGGCCACCGTCGGACACCGCCCTGTCCGACGAGGCTTGCCCTCCGGGCTCACCGCCGTCCGCCGCGGCCGGTTCGCCGCCGTCGGCCGCGTGGCCCCGTTCGAGGAACTCCAGTCGTCCGGTCGCGTACGAGGGCCGGCCGTCCCAGTTCTCCAGCGGCGGCGGCGATGGCACCGCCCACTCCGCGGTGCGGGTGAACTCCCAGGGGTTGTCGCCGGCCACCTCGCCGGAGACGTAGCTCTTTGCGAAGTTGTAGAACATGATGAGGAACGAGAAGCCGAGCAGGAACCCGCCGATGGTCCCGAACTGGTGGATCTCGACGTAGTCCTGGCTGTACTGGAAGACGCGCCGTGGCGTCTCCCAGGCCATGAACATCGAGAAGTAGACCATGTTGAACGAGACGAAGAAGATCACGAAGTGGATCTTCCCGAGGAGTTCGTCGTACATCCGGCCGGTAATCTTCGGGAACCAGTAGTAGGCGCCGCCGATGAGCGCCGTCGCGCCGCCAAACATCACGTAGTGGAAGTGCGCGACGACCCAGTAGGTCCCGCGGAACTCGTAGTCGAGCACGATGGCGCCGAGGAAGACGCCCGTGATGCCTCCCAGGATGAAGAGGAGCAACGCGCCGAACGCGAAGAGGAACGGCGTCTTGAACTTGATCCGCCCCTTGATGAGCGTGTAGATCAGCGCGAAGACGAGCAGGTCGAAGGGCAGGGAGATGCCGATGGTGCTCGCCATCATCAGCGTCTTGATCTCGAGGTTGATCGTCGTCAGGAACATGTGGTGCATCCACACGAGGAACGACTGCACCGCGATGAGGACGATGGCGATGATGGTCCACTTGCGGCCGACCAGCCGGTTGCCCGAGAAGGACTGGAACAGTTCCAGCATGACGCCGAGGGCGGGGAAGAAGACGATGTAGACCTCGGGGTGGCCGAAGAACCAAAACAGGTGGCCCCACAGGAGCGCCCCGCCCTCGGTCGCCGAGAAGTAGAGGCTGCCGACGACCCGGTCGGAGGCGAGGATGAGCACGGCGCCGAGCAGCGCGGCGAAGGCGAAGAGCATCATCCACACCGTCGCGAGGATGGACCACGTAAACATCGGCATGTCCATCAGGCCCATCCCCTCGGCGCGGGCGTGGTGGATGGTCGTCAGGAAGTTGATCGTCGAGGCGGTGACCGCGACGACGAACATACCCAGTGCGAGCACCGCCGCGGTCGCCCCTGGAGTCGGAGTGTACGCCGGCACGTTCAGCGGGGCGTATATCGTCCAGCCCGTGCTCAGCGTCTCGCTCTGGAAGAACGAGACGCCGAACAGGAGCCCAGACAGGAGGTACATCCAGTACGACAGCGCGTTCAATCGCGGGAACGCGAGG
This genomic interval carries:
- a CDS encoding cbb3-type cytochrome c oxidase subunit I, giving the protein MSGLPPTSSVKRWLVTTNHKDVGILYIVTSLFFLLFGGVLALLIRLQLVQPGTQILADAAYYETVTAHGLLMVFWFLSPFAFGFANYLVPLQIGADDLAFPRLNALSYWMYLLSGLLFGVSFFQSETLSTGWTIYAPLNVPAYTPTPGATAAVLALGMFVVAVTASTINFLTTIHHARAEGMGLMDMPMFTWSILATVWMMLFAFAALLGAVLILASDRVVGSLYFSATEGGALLWGHLFWFFGHPEVYIVFFPALGVMLELFQSFSGNRLVGRKWTIIAIVLIAVQSFLVWMHHMFLTTINLEIKTLMMASTIGISLPFDLLVFALIYTLIKGRIKFKTPFLFAFGALLLFILGGITGVFLGAIVLDYEFRGTYWVVAHFHYVMFGGATALIGGAYYWFPKITGRMYDELLGKIHFVIFFVSFNMVYFSMFMAWETPRRVFQYSQDYVEIHQFGTIGGFLLGFSFLIMFYNFAKSYVSGEVAGDNPWEFTRTAEWAVPSPPPLENWDGRPSYATGRLEFLERGHAADGGEPAAADGGEPGGQASSDRAVSDGGHAHGDEAGDYVLGDKHHSHASIWPFALSLATFVALLGASGVQQSMSFVGGPNSITGVDVVVSNPFYPALMLVGAAAMLYSGVQWGLEDFYAPPAEVASRWPFDGIEKNKLGMWFFLASDVIVFGAFISAAVFIRVNAGWMSWDPLPAEIPGLINTYVLLTSSFTVILALVYSKRQERTKMMASLAATIGLGLTFLSIKGWEWHHEIYDKGITLTQNPHGPPIQSTMYYVTTGLHGIHVILGLIVATFLLVRAYQGHYMHDHRPIEYFGLYWHFVDIVWVFLFPLFYLV